Below is a genomic region from Echinicola rosea.
GCCAAGTTGGCGTGAAGTTGTCCCTTGAAAAAGGTCCCTTTGGCACCGATTTCCTTTAGGTCACTGACCAGCGGCTTAAATCGTGCAGGAGAATTTGGGTCCCAGAAAAAAACAGCGGTACTGGGCATCAATGTAACGGTATTGGATTGGGGCTGAAATCCCTCCAAATAGGTCGCATAAAGGTTGATATTACCGGTAATGCCATAAACCAACCCTATTCGGGGTATCAGGGCGGAGTTTTTGAACCCGGCTTCTTGGTCGGTGCCGTAATTGGTCACATCCTCAAACCACTCCTTACGCAAACTCAACAGGGAGGAAAATTTCCCGATTTTCAATTGGTGCTGGACATATGCTCCGTGGGTAGTCGTCAATGTCGGTGGAATGATGCTGACCGCATTGATCGTATAATCCCGGGTATCCACAGAAGCATAAACAGGATTGTTCAGGTCAAAGTGAGCCACATTGGGCACAGGAAGCGTAACACCGTCCATTTGGTAGGTCTGATAATTATCCGCATCTTCAGGATCAAAGCCATTGGTCACCGAACCGTCATTCAGCAGGTATCCCCTTGCAGAATTTTGTGCGCCACCCTTGGTCTTGTGCCAACGGCTAAGGTCATAGCCTGCCACCAGCTTATGGGCAAATTGGCCCGTTTTGAAATCCGCATCAAAATAAGTACTTAGGTTATCAGTATCCCAAAACTGCTGTCGGTCCACATACCGCATGCTGACCAGGCTGGGTATAGGCGTACCATCGATATCCACCGCAAAGGCATTAGTGGTGCGGTGTTCGGCCAAGTCTTCCGTCCATGTCTGCTTCATGTAGGACAGGTTGAAGTTGATATGGTCGGAAAGTTTCCGCTTAAAATTCCCCATTAGTATCATTTCGGTCGATCTGAAATAATCCTCGCTGGCATTGAGGCTAAGACTGATGGGCGTACTGTTCAAGTCTGTCTCTCCTGGCTCGGCACCAAAAATTGGCTGCCCTCTGTCTAGGGTTCCCAGGTTGTCGCTATAAATCATTTCGATATTGATCGCCGTCTTTTCATCTGGGATATAACTGATGGACGGGGAAATGAGCAAGGCATCGTTTCGCACCAAGTCACGATAGGATTTTCCCCGCTGAAAGCCCATATTCAAGCGGTACAACAAGGTTTTTTCTTCATTGATCGGCCCTGTAAAATCCATCGTTCCCCGTAAAGTGCTGAAGCTGCCCACGCCAAAACTAATCTCTCTTCTGGCCTCGGCCAATGGCTTTTTGGTTACCATATTGATGCTTCCGCCCGGATCAACACTGGAGAACGTTACCGAAGCTGGTCCTTTGAGGACTTCTATTCGTTCGATATTGGAGGTAATGGGCTGGAGAAAAAAGTACTGGTGTGTCCGCATCCCATTGATGATCTGCCCTTCCTCGTTCTGGGTAATCCCTCGAATGCTGTAGTGATTGTAAAATCCAGTCGAACTCACGCCACTCACTGTTTTGACCGCTTCGCTCAGCCGGTAAGCCTGTCTGTCGCTGATGAGTTCCTTGGTCACGACAGATAGGGACTGGGGCAGTTCACGGTTTTTAATCCCTATTTTTGTGGCCGAAAATGAATAGTCGCTGGTATAATCCCGCTGCTCCCTGCCCAGCACTTCGATGGTCTGTAGCTGCTGCTCGTCCGCCAGCATGACGATATCCCCCAGATCAAGGGTCCCATTATTTTCCAGGTTGATTTGATCCCGAAAAACCTGATATCCCAAAAAACGAATCTCGAGGGCATAGGTCTGCCCATCCGTTACATCTATCCTAAATTGGCCGTCGTTATCCGTCACTCCTTTGACCAGCTCCTCTCCACTGGAAAGCCTTACCAATGCACCTGGCAAAGTCACCTGATCTTCTCCGCGGACTTTTCCAGTTACGGTTACTTGTGCATGTACCTGTAAAAAACAAAAAGCCAGCAGGAC
It encodes:
- a CDS encoding TonB-dependent siderophore receptor; amino-acid sequence: MERKIMLLTVLLAFCFLQVHAQVTVTGKVRGEDQVTLPGALVRLSSGEELVKGVTDNDGQFRIDVTDGQTYALEIRFLGYQVFRDQINLENNGTLDLGDIVMLADEQQLQTIEVLGREQRDYTSDYSFSATKIGIKNRELPQSLSVVTKELISDRQAYRLSEAVKTVSGVSSTGFYNHYSIRGITQNEEGQIINGMRTHQYFFLQPITSNIERIEVLKGPASVTFSSVDPGGSINMVTKKPLAEARREISFGVGSFSTLRGTMDFTGPINEEKTLLYRLNMGFQRGKSYRDLVRNDALLISPSISYIPDEKTAINIEMIYSDNLGTLDRGQPIFGAEPGETDLNSTPISLSLNASEDYFRSTEMILMGNFKRKLSDHINFNLSYMKQTWTEDLAEHRTTNAFAVDIDGTPIPSLVSMRYVDRQQFWDTDNLSTYFDADFKTGQFAHKLVAGYDLSRWHKTKGGAQNSARGYLLNDGSVTNGFDPEDADNYQTYQMDGVTLPVPNVAHFDLNNPVYASVDTRDYTINAVSIIPPTLTTTHGAYVQHQLKIGKFSSLLSLRKEWFEDVTNYGTDQEAGFKNSALIPRIGLVYGITGNINLYATYLEGFQPQSNTVTLMPSTAVFFWDPNSPARFKPLVSDLKEIGAKGTFFKGQLHANLAAYEINQKNILMNANLPEYPDSLVQRGADRSRGLELEMTGYILPNWQVNASYSYIDAEIMEDADSSLIGQRKENTPINSANLWSRYDFGHELTALRDFGIGLGVQYSGDKVPWFTRDFTVPAYTLLDMAIYYAPDKKDFQLSLRVDNITDKTYWLGAQNYTRLFPGAPRNMLLTATYKF